One Coffea eugenioides isolate CCC68of chromosome 2, Ceug_1.0, whole genome shotgun sequence genomic window, tcaaaccacAGTTGACTAAAGACCTCCAGCTAAAATGCGCCTCGGCGTATACTACACCACCCAATGCCTTTGAAGCTTCCCGAGGCCCCTCTCCTTGACCTATGCGCTCTACGCACTTTGCGTATTCAGGTctccctctttctctctctctcttcgaGCAGTTGTTAGAACTTCGTTGACTGAATATTAATTACATTAATACCTCTCGTTCTTTCCTACTCCTAAAAAAACATTTGATCCCTGGACTGACAGATTTCGTCAAATTCATCAGTTTTTTATGCTTGTATTTTATCGAATATATTTGTCTGAATCTTGGGAATGACCGGAAGATCTCATCTTCGCCGGCCAGCAAGGGGGTGCTAATCTGACGGCAACCCACCTGGTAATTTCCAAAAGGGTTTACGAATCTGTGTTTTTTAGGTTGGAAAGATTGAATCTTGGTACTCAGTTTGGGTACTGGGCTTAATGCAAAAGCTGAAGCTGGGTTTTCTGAGCTCAGTTTTGGCTTGAAATGCTATTTTGTAGCTGTTAATACGCTTTCTTGTGTCGTTTTTTTGGCTTGTTGAGATCCTtttttgatgatgatgatgaagttTTTAGTATCAGCTTGGAATTAGGGCTTTTTGATTTTGAGCTTAGACAAGAAAGGGTTTTTGCTTAAATCACTGAGGGTTTTCTGAAATTGAAATCCCTAAGTTCTTCATAAATTTGATGCTTTAGAATTTGCTTTGTGGGTGGATTTGCATGGATTTTGATGCGGGGTTATTGAGATCGGCGGCTGATAGTGTTGTTTTCACTGATAACGCAACGGCTTTTTTCGTAAATTTGGGGAAAGCTTAGGAGATTTGTTGTGATAGTAGAAGTAACCATGAAGAGATTGAGGTCAAGTGATGACCTTGACTCTTTTGGTGACAAGGCAGCGTGCAAGGACTGGGGAAGGAGGGATGAGGATTCTGGTTCATCACATAGGTCCTTGATGCACAGGAGCTCTTATTACAAGTCAGATAGTGCAAGAAAGGGTATATCTTCTTCGTCTTCTAGGTATGATAGGGTAGAAGATGATCGTGATAATTTGAGACCAGTTAGAAAGCGATCTGATTATGATGTTGATAGTTATGATAGGAGGAAGAGCTATGATAGATACAGAGAAAATAACAACTCTGAGAGAGGGGTTTTGAGCTCTTCTCCAAGGGGTGGATATGGTGCTGAGAGGGTTCATCGGTCTGAAAGCTTTTCAGCGTTGAGAAGAGAAGTTCCAAAGGGGTTTAGATCAGAGCGTGATAGGTCTCGGCGCGAAGGAAGTGTTTCATCATGGCGCAGGTTTGGTGGAGCTAAAGATGTTGATGACGGGACCAGGGGTGGCGCTGATTCTGTCAGAGTCGCTAGAGTGGACTCGGATGAGGTTGGGAAGGTGAGGTCTCCTCAGAGATTGAAGGATGCAAAGTCACCACCTTGGTCAAAGGACTCTGGGAGTGAGCAGACTAAGAGTATGGAAATTAGAAAAAGTGAAGATTTGCCTGTGGAAAGCAGTGGAAACAACAGCGAAAGGGAGGAAGGGGAGCTTGAACCTGATCCTCGACCGGTACCTGTATCCGAGCCGATTGCTGAAGATCAAGCTTCTGATGGATTGCAATCTTCTCAGAAGGAGTTTGAGTGTCAGAACCATGTGGAAGATAAACACTTGAACGACAGGGCAACTTCAACATCTGCAGAAAATGTGGTGTCCAGTAAAATGTCTGTCCAGGATGAGCAAGTAGAAGGTAGAGTGTTGGAACATGTTAGTGATTCCACAAAGGAAGGTAATGGGTTGCCTGATTGTGAAAATCTAGGCCGGTTGACAAATAACTATTGTGACAGATATAAAGGCCTTGCAGATAATGCGGGCACCAAGGAAGATAAATTTTCACACACAGTTGTTGTTTATAATGAAGAAGTTGGTGAATCACAAACTgtgaaagaagaagaaagggaagCCAAGGGAATAGATCTTGAAGGTGAAACAGGTGGAAGTGATCTTCCAGAAAAACATACAGGGCTTTCAGAGGATACTGGTGCTTGTTTGGCAGTTTCTTCACATGTAGTGGAGGAAATAAACGAGAACCACAAGGATAAGGGAAAAACTGTCGCTCTCTCAGCTTCTAATTGCACTCCTTCGACAGTAGATGAGTTTGGGAATGCAACTGAATCAAGTGGCCCCATGACTTACAGAGATACTTATGCAGAAGGACCAAGTAAAAGAAGCTTGGATCTATTCACTGCTGATCCCGTTAAAAGACCTGAGAAAGAAGTAAAGTGGAGTAATGACAAGCCCAAGGACGAGAAGCTTACTCTTGACCTCTCCCTTAGCCTACCGAATGTGCTTTTGCCTATTGGCTTTCAAAATACAACACAGGCGCCTGGCTCTCCCAGTCATGGAAGGAGCGTCCAATCATTTCATAGCTCTTTTCGCACTGATTCTGATGGGTTTAATGGATCAATGTCGTTCTCAGGTTCCCAACACTTCACCCACAACCCTAGCTGTTCCCTAACTCACAATACATTAGATCAAGAGCAGTCCGTTAAAAGTCGACCCTTATTTCAGGGAGTGGACTGGCAAGCTCTCGCCGCAGACGAGCCAAAGAGCAAAGCCCTTCCACCACTTGTTCAAAAACTGTTAGCAGAGGGAAATGGCTTGCATCAGCAGTATGAAACTtctcaaggaaattcaattgctCAAGCTTTGGCGCAGCGAACTAGATCAGTTGAGGGAAATTTTAGAGCACCAGGTGGACTGGAACGGCAATTAAGTTTCAACAAACAGTATCCTGGAGTACCCTCCCAGCATCCTAATGATAATAGATCTCCTTCACAGAGCCTTGGTTCCCATGAAACTGGGTCTGCATATCTTAAGGATAAGAAACAAGCACTCAGAGAGAAGAATGGTGGTATTTTAAGCAAGATCAGTAACCCAGAAGGAAGAGAGCAGCTATGGAGTGTTGGAGCTGACTTTGTTGAGTCCATAATAACCATGATAGTTTCAGAGCCACTAAATGTTGTGGCTCAGAGGTTCAATGAAATATCTGCACAACAAATGGCTTTTCTGAAGGAGTCCGTTGGTGATATAATCAGGAATCCTGGCAGGCAGTGGCAGCTAAGTGCCATCCAGAAAGCACTAAAGAGCAGGTCTGACATTACCTTGGAGATGCTACTGAAGTCCCATCGAACACACTTGGAGATTTTGGTGGCTGTGAAGACTGGTTTACAGGAATATGTTCAATATAATTGTGATGTATCAGCTTCTGATTTGGCGGAGATATTTCTGAACATGAGGTGTAGGAATCCAACATGCTTGAGTCCTTTGCCCGTTGATGAATGTGATTGCAAAATCTGTGCTAAGAAGAATGGTTTTTGTCGGGAGTGCATGTGCCTTGTGTGTTCAAAGTTTGACATGGCTTCTAATACTTGCAGCTGGGTGGGGTGTGATGTATGTCTACACTGGTGCCACGCAGATTGTGGGTTGCGGGAGTCTTACATTAGAAATGGGCATAGTGCCACTGGACCTGAGGGTACAACAGAGATGCAGTTCCATTGTGTTGCCTGTGATCATCCTTCTGAGATGTTTGGCTTTGTGAAGGAGGTATTTCAAAACTTTGCAAAGCAATGGACTGCAGAAACTCTTTCGAGGGAAATTGAACATGTTCGGAGGATCTTCTGCGCAAGTGAGGATTTGAGAGGGCAACGATTGCATAAGATTGCCTTGCAGATGCTTTCTAATTTGGAAAATAAAGTTAATCTTCAGGAAGTTCAAAAACAGATTATGGGTTTTCTAAATGGTAAGAGCTCGATATCAGCTACTGTATTTTCAATTGTCTTAACCTTACATTTTCACAAGAAAC contains:
- the LOC113761062 gene encoding protein OBERON 4, whose protein sequence is MKRLRSSDDLDSFGDKAACKDWGRRDEDSGSSHRSLMHRSSYYKSDSARKGISSSSSRYDRVEDDRDNLRPVRKRSDYDVDSYDRRKSYDRYRENNNSERGVLSSSPRGGYGAERVHRSESFSALRREVPKGFRSERDRSRREGSVSSWRRFGGAKDVDDGTRGGADSVRVARVDSDEVGKVRSPQRLKDAKSPPWSKDSGSEQTKSMEIRKSEDLPVESSGNNSEREEGELEPDPRPVPVSEPIAEDQASDGLQSSQKEFECQNHVEDKHLNDRATSTSAENVVSSKMSVQDEQVEGRVLEHVSDSTKEGNGLPDCENLGRLTNNYCDRYKGLADNAGTKEDKFSHTVVVYNEEVGESQTVKEEEREAKGIDLEGETGGSDLPEKHTGLSEDTGACLAVSSHVVEEINENHKDKGKTVALSASNCTPSTVDEFGNATESSGPMTYRDTYAEGPSKRSLDLFTADPVKRPEKEVKWSNDKPKDEKLTLDLSLSLPNVLLPIGFQNTTQAPGSPSHGRSVQSFHSSFRTDSDGFNGSMSFSGSQHFTHNPSCSLTHNTLDQEQSVKSRPLFQGVDWQALAADEPKSKALPPLVQKLLAEGNGLHQQYETSQGNSIAQALAQRTRSVEGNFRAPGGLERQLSFNKQYPGVPSQHPNDNRSPSQSLGSHETGSAYLKDKKQALREKNGGILSKISNPEGREQLWSVGADFVESIITMIVSEPLNVVAQRFNEISAQQMAFLKESVGDIIRNPGRQWQLSAIQKALKSRSDITLEMLLKSHRTHLEILVAVKTGLQEYVQYNCDVSASDLAEIFLNMRCRNPTCLSPLPVDECDCKICAKKNGFCRECMCLVCSKFDMASNTCSWVGCDVCLHWCHADCGLRESYIRNGHSATGPEGTTEMQFHCVACDHPSEMFGFVKEVFQNFAKQWTAETLSREIEHVRRIFCASEDLRGQRLHKIALQMLSNLENKVNLQEVQKQIMGFLNDADSLKHSKAPVISRKEMTLTIDEKTNGIAGPSKEAQWLNSVSLEASQSDKQTGFFPRLEGNRYDKDMLKYDLQASTPKDHVFDELESIVRIKQAEAKMFQVRADDARKEAEALKRIAVSKNERIEEEYRSRIAKLRLADAEEMRKQKLEELQALERSLQDYFHMKMRMDSDIKDLLLKMEATRRNLTL